From a single Anomaloglossus baeobatrachus isolate aAnoBae1 chromosome 4, aAnoBae1.hap1, whole genome shotgun sequence genomic region:
- the LOC142302212 gene encoding tripartite motif-containing protein 14-like produces MTYLGDREKVIVSGREIYGEGPEDILLDVNTAANNLLISDDLKTVTCTGIRQNRPETTERFQYNQVMSRRGFTSGRHYWDVEISGSGRWKVGMCYPSIARRGRQSIIGYNNKSWCLYKEPGYNNQYSVKHDRKPTRLPHSISSDGVRICLDYEAGQLSFYALCDPIRHLHTFTAAFTEPFHAALCVYDGSIKITGRGSCEEPSS; encoded by the coding sequence atgacaTATCTAGGTGATCGGGAGAAAGTAATAGTTTCAGGAAGAGAAATCTATGGGGAGGGTCCTGAGGACATATTACTTGATGTAAACACGGCTGCTAATAATCtccttatatcagacgacctgaaaactgtGACCTGCACAGGAATAAGACAGAATCGTCCAGAAACAACAGAGAGATTCCAGTAtaatcaggtgatgagcaggaggggatttacctcaggacgacattactgggatgtggagatcaGTGGGTCCGGGAGGTGGAAGGTGGGGATGTGTTACCCCAGTATAGCCAGGAGGGGGCGTCAGTCAATCATTGGATATAATAACAAGTCCTGGTGTTTATATAAAGAGCCAGGGTATAATAATCAGTATTCAGTGAAACATGACAGGAAACCGACCCGGTTACCTCACTCGATCTCCAGTGATGGAGTCcggatctgtctggattatgaggccgggcagctgtccttttatgcgctgtgtgaccccatcagacacttacacaccttcactgccgccttcaCCGAGCCCTTTCATGCTGCATTATGTGTGTATGATGGTTCTATAAAAATAACAGGAAGGGGCAGCTGTGAGGAACCATCATCATAG
- the LOC142302599 gene encoding LOW QUALITY PROTEIN: E3 ubiquitin/ISG15 ligase TRIM25-like (The sequence of the model RefSeq protein was modified relative to this genomic sequence to represent the inferred CDS: inserted 2 bases in 1 codon; deleted 2 bases in 1 codon), whose product MASAILSEELLCSICLSLYTDPVTLRCGHNFCRECIDRVLDTQDGSGVYSCPECREEFKERPTLKRNITLHNVAERFLSSQPHQEEITGIRCTYCIHSPVPAVRSCLHCEASLCDNHLRVHSKGPEHVLTDPSTSLEKWKCSVHKKILEYYCTEDAACICVYCSAGEHRGHRVEMLDEAFEKKKKNLRNVLQKLITNRKKTEERVQSLEKNRRKAQDKASGEAEKVTALFKDIRRRVDNLEKRFLSEISRREEKVSLSLSDVIHQLEIKKDELSRKMRHIEELCNMTDPLTVLQDPDTRDLCDPEEDGGDEDTGGHDGGDEDXQEDMMEVMRTQEDMMEVMRTQEDMMEVMRTQEDMMEVMRTQGDMMEVIGVDLISHISHTLSAMIRGINVIFYVQDPADILLDVNTADNNLLISDDLKTATWTEITQNRPETAERFQDYDQVMSRRGFTSGRHYWDVEISGSGSWRVGMCYPSIDRRGLQSHIGNNNKSWCLQRWLGNNNQCSVRHDSDEIPLPQQISSDGVRVSLDYEAGQLSFYALCDPIRHLHTFTAAFTEPLHAALWVWTGSIKISWNKSIQ is encoded by the exons ATGGCGTCCGCTATTCTGAGTGAagagctgctctgctccatctgtctgtccctgtatacagatcccgtaaccctgagatgtggacacaacttctgccgggaatgtattgatcgtgtgctggatacacaggacgggtctggagtttattcctgtcctgaatgtagagaaGAATTCAAGGAGCGGCCGACGCTGAAGAGGAACATAACTCTGCATAACGTAGCAGAACGTTTCCTGTCTTCTCAGCCACATCAGGAGgagatcaccgggatccgctgcacTTACTGTATTCACTCTCCTGTACCggctgttagatcctgtctacactgtgaggcttctctgtgtgataATCATCTGAGAGTTCACAGCAAAGGACCAGAACACGTCCTaactgatcccagcacttctctggagaagtggaaatgttctgtccataagaagattctggaatattactgcactgaggacgctGCTTGTATCTGTGTTTATTGCTCAGCTGGAGAACATCGGGGACACCGGGTGGAGATGCTGGATGAGGCCTTTGAGAAAAAGAAGAAGAACCTGAGAAATGTTCTCCAGAAACTGATCACAAATAGAAAGAAGACTGAGGAAAGAGTCCAGAGTCTGGAGAAGAACAGGAGAAAAGCTCAAGATAAAGCATCTGGAGAAGCCGagaaagtcactgctctgtttaaggacatcaggagacgggtggacaACCTGGAGAAGAGGttcctgagtgagatctccagaCGGGAAGAGAAGGTGTCACTGTCACTATCTGATGTGATCCATCAGCTGGaaataaagaaggacgagctgtccaggaagatgaggcacattgaggagctgtgtaacatgactgatccactgaccgtcttacaggatCCAGACACCagggacttgtgtgatcctgaggaggacggaggtgatgaggacacaggaggacatgatggaggtgatgagga acaggaggacatgatggaggtgatgaggacacaggaggacatgatggaggtgatgaggacacaggaggacatgatggaggtgatgaggacacaggaggacatgatggaggtgatgaggacacagggggacatgatggaggtgatc GGTGTGGATCTCAtctcacacatatcacacacattatctgCTATGATAAGAGGTATAAATGTGATCTTCTATGTACAggatcctgcagacatattactggatgtaaacacggctgataataatctccttatatcagacgacctgaaaactgcgACCTGGACAGAAATAACACAgaatcgtccagaaacagcagagagattccaggATTATgatcaggtgatgagcaggaggggatttacctcaggacgccattactgggatgtggagatcaGTGGGTCAGGGAGTTGGAGGGTGGGGATGTGTTACCCCAGTATAGACAGGAGGGGGCTTCAGTCACACATTGGAAATAATAATAAATCCTGGTGTTTACAAAGATGGTTGGGGAATAATAATCAGTGTTCAGTGAGACATGACAGTGATGAGATCCCGTTACCTCAGCAGATCTCCAGTGATGGAGTCAGGGTCTctctggattatgaggccgggcagctgtccttttatgcgctgtgtgaccccatcagacacttacacaccttcactgccgccttcaccgagccccttcatgctgcgTTATGGGTATGGACTGGTTCTATAAAGATATCATGGAATAAATCTATCCAGTAA